Proteins encoded by one window of Filimonas effusa:
- a CDS encoding purple acid phosphatase family protein: MKQLFILLAGLCSVAMLQAQAPLTDDQGYRGGSIEGLKKPAKALNFIVMGDWGRNGENYQKEVAAGMGKAAHDLDASFVVAVGDNFYPYGVASTQDHQWITSYESVYTAQSLHVKWYVVLGNHDYITNPDAQVAYTKMSSRWTMPSRYYSKTFNINGDTAQKVLMLFIDTDPIEKQLRGQAHDSIKYPAGAVETQLRWMEQELQASKATWKIVVGHHPVYTGGWRADIQDTKNMRGVLEPLFRKYGVELYISGHEHHLEYTKPAGNTHYVISGAASESRPAALNKNGGQFTAATQGFTTFSVTPEEVTVQFIDHNDKVINVSSLKHFR; encoded by the coding sequence ATGAAGCAATTGTTTATCCTATTAGCTGGTCTGTGTTCCGTAGCAATGCTACAGGCACAGGCTCCTCTTACAGATGACCAGGGTTATCGCGGTGGTTCTATTGAAGGGCTGAAGAAGCCGGCAAAGGCGCTTAATTTTATAGTGATGGGCGACTGGGGCCGTAATGGCGAGAATTATCAGAAGGAAGTTGCGGCAGGTATGGGCAAGGCTGCGCATGACCTGGACGCTTCTTTTGTGGTAGCTGTGGGTGATAATTTCTATCCTTATGGTGTTGCCAGTACACAGGATCACCAATGGATCACTTCCTATGAATCTGTTTATACTGCACAGTCCTTACATGTTAAGTGGTATGTTGTACTAGGTAATCATGATTATATCACAAATCCTGATGCACAGGTTGCTTATACCAAAATGAGCAGCCGCTGGACGATGCCTTCACGTTATTATTCAAAGACGTTCAACATCAATGGTGATACGGCACAAAAGGTATTGATGCTGTTTATTGATACGGACCCGATAGAAAAGCAATTACGTGGTCAGGCTCACGACAGTATTAAATATCCTGCCGGTGCGGTAGAAACGCAGCTCAGATGGATGGAGCAGGAACTACAGGCCAGCAAGGCTACCTGGAAGATCGTTGTGGGGCATCATCCTGTTTATACAGGCGGATGGCGCGCAGATATACAGGACACTAAAAATATGCGGGGTGTGCTGGAACCGTTGTTCAGGAAATATGGCGTTGAGTTGTATATCTCGGGCCATGAACATCACCTGGAGTATACCAAACCTGCGGGTAATACGCATTATGTGATATCGGGTGCAGCTTCGGAATCACGACCCGCTGCGCTGAATAAAAATGGCGGACAATTTACAGCAGCTACACAAGGGTTCACTACATTTTCAGTGACACCTGAGGAAGTGACCGTACAGTTTATCGATCACAATGATAAGGTGATCAATGTTTCTTCATTGAAGCATTTCAGGTAG